In Phoenix dactylifera cultivar Barhee BC4 chromosome 1, palm_55x_up_171113_PBpolish2nd_filt_p, whole genome shotgun sequence, the genomic stretch caggacaaagccattgagattttttaaaaaaattagtttCTTACAAATTTCAGATTTGGTTAACCCTAGTCAGATATCATTCCTAGTCATGTCACAACAATAGATAtgaccccaaaaaaaaataataataacgcTGTCCAGTATCGCTAGACTACAGGAAAATAGGTCTTTCCCGGCGTTTTTTATAGGTTTTGCTAACGCTTATAAACGATGGTAAAAACCCCGCCGACGCTAACCAAAGCATCgtaaaagcgtcggcgatatCAGAGTGGgaaaaatttcagcaaaagtataGCTTTACCAATGCTAACAAAAGCGTCGGCGTATCCTGTTTTTCCGAcgcaaaaaagcgtcggcataaacTAGAACTTGGGCGTGGCGGATAGATGCGGGATTTTTTCTTACGGTTATATCAAGTTTTTACTGACGCTTTATTGCGTCGCTTAAAGATTTTTACCGATGCTTTTGGAGCGTCGGCGAAAGCGTGCTAGCAGTGGggtttttaacgacgctttaataCATGGGGAGTGGATTTtgtaaagaaatttttttttgaaaaaataaatacatattaaGAAACatattataacaatataaacctgCATTACACTTACATCAAAACAAACATTCAGatcattcaaaaaattcatattgtcatatatgatgaaatttacataataagtttagaattacaatgtattttgaaaaatataagaaagatacatataaaactccTTAGATAACAGTCTCAAAAATATCAGGGACCAGATTCAGtaccatcatcatctctacgagctgTTGAAGTATTAGAAATCtacacaaaaaaagagaaactttagaagttaagaatatgaaaatcattaactcATCAAAATAAGCGATAATTATGTACAgtcatcaaatatatatagttatttacctgaggaggGAGAAATCGCTGCAACATAGATGAAATATGCTCAAGCTGAGACAGCAAACTTTGCTGGTTCTGCTTCAGCTCTGCCAACTCTGCCTGATGGCGATCCTTCATATCTTCAATTGTTGTCCGAAGTCTACTAACTTCTGCATTGCTACTACCTTCTCCAGCATTTCTTGTATACATTcccactgcagacaactgagtgggggtaactccaacgccataatccctcactcgaccataacgctctAGGCCCAATAATTCGGCGAGCACCTGAGCTTCAACATGACTgatcgcgtcggatgatgatgactccctgacacgctctgaaataagagttgttgccctgtcctatatctctcaaaagaaaaagtcatattaatgtatggcaataatagaactaataataatatcgttgaaagattcaaagatgaatacatacaactatatctcttgccTCCTTCCGAACAAAACtaccatctcggtgggtgtgagttaTCTTATAAAATTCCACCTTACCCGGCTtcctcccattatcatccatctacaacaaaaaatatattgacaagctagttatcatgatacatgctatatgatagaacagtttaaaatagtttcaaagagtttcaaaaaaacttacaaattcagctctacgcctagcataactcatcgagcttgaagtatgaggaacagtctgagaggctcgtgcagctctaccaatgttgaaatatatctttccaaaaaaagaataaacaatataatatatttaatgtataaatttgtaatctatattattagtaaatacaatctaaggtattgaaaaatatacacaacctgagc encodes the following:
- the LOC103717144 gene encoding uncharacterized protein LOC103717144, whose amino-acid sequence is MTKEEVARVCPLDVIPHQWRELVHYWFSEKAQIYFNIGRAARASQTVPHTSSSMSYARRRAEFMDDNGRKPGKVEFYKITHTHRDGSFVRKEARDIVDRATTLISERVRESSSSDAISHVEAQVLAELLGLERYGRVRDYGVGVTPTQLSAVGMYTRNAGEGSSNAEVSRLRTTIEDMKDRHQAELAELKQNQQSLLSQLEHISSMLQRFLPPQISNTSTARRDDDGTESGP